CTCGCTTTTAACTTAAGAAATATGAAATCTTCTATGTTGGGCATCCCGCGATAAAAGAATTGTTTGTATGCTTTCTTTCAAAGCTTATAGACCTTGTTAAGCGTGCTGTCAAAAACGATAAATGCATGAATTAAAAGAAGACTAACTTGCATCTCCATTAATCTGTGTTGGATTCCCATTACGAAAAACTTTAACACCATGGGGGACATAAACCTCAAAACGTGCGTCACAATTGGCCAATCCATAACAAGTAGCTTGAAGATTTAAAGTACCATTTTCTAATGTCCAATCAGCGTCTAGGGTTCCATTTTTGACGTCAATTCGACGCACAACTTTTACATCAGGACGATCCTCTACAAAGAGGTCTGTAGGAATATCATTTTGAACGACATTTAATGTTTTTCCATCAAACTTAAATAGTTTTTGCTCTGGCTCTGCATTAAGGTAAGAAGCACATGACGTTAGAAGCAAGAGTGCAAAAAAACAACCTAAATACTTTCCTAGTCTAATCAACATACTTAACCACTCCTATTTTTAAAATCTTATAATATAAGTTTCGGTTTCCCCTAAAACTTAAATGTTATCACTATTTAATAGACGAGAGTACGAGTAAGAACCCTGCATAATATAAAGATTTTATACGTCAATTTCTTTGCTGCTGGAATATGAGGAGAATTGGAGAAAATATTGCCTTTATTAAGCTAAGATGGTTCAATTAGATAAAATGAATGGGGGAGATTGGATGGCTTTTGTAAAAATTGAAACGGTGGGATATAAGCAGTTGGTATCGAGTTTACTTATAAGCAACGATACTAATGAGGATAGCTTAGCCATTATGCTTCCGGGTATGGGCTACAATAATGACATGCCTCTTCAGTACTATGCGGCTAAATATTTTGAGTCGAAAGGCTTTGATATATTAAATGTGAACTATAACTATAAAGATAGTAAGGCCTTTAGGGATGCTTCCTTAGAGGAAAAAAGTGAATGGATAAGAGCTGACGTAGTAGGTGCCGTTAAAGATGCTCTAAATAGAAAAGAATACAAGCATGTTGTGCTTGTATGTAAATCGATTGGAACTATCGCTGGTCTTGAAGCGCTAGCTACTTTAGAAGCTCTAAAGCATTCGCAAATCATCTGGCTTACCCCATTAACTCAAGAGGAGATCATTGTTCAAGCTTTACAACAACTTACGCAAAAATCCCTTATTGTGATTGGAACAAACGATCCTTGTTATGTAAAAGAAAATGTTAAAAGATTAAGTGAAGTCTCAAACTTTAATGTGATGTTGGTTCCAGATGCAGATCATTCGCTGGAGCTGAGAGGGGATACTTCTCAATCCATCCGTATAATCGGCGAAGTAATAAACAAAATAGATCAATTTTATAAAGGAATATAAGGGGGGGGGATAGCATGCAGGAGGAAGCCTCTAAAAGTAGGTTTCATTGCTGTGCTACCTGTAAGAATTTTGTGAGTCAAAGAAATGACGAGAACGATATGGTGTATCTTTGCTCCCGCTTGGGCTACGAAACGAAGCCGAGCTATCAATTTAACTGCTGGGAACCAAAGGAAAACATTAAAAGATTGATGGATCAAGAAGGATTGAAGTAATATTTTTTGCTTTAAAAGTTGAAACCGTTCATATTAAGTAACGTATAGGTATGGTAGAAGCAAAGAGATTAGCATACAATTGATGTAGACATCAAACAAGAGGTTATCATCTGTGAAAAGGTATCGTTAACACGATACGATATCAACCAATGAAATTAAGAACATTTATTTGGAATTAAGGAGGAATGAGAATGAGTATTTTTAGAAGAATGTTTAGAATTGGGAAAGCGAATGTAAACTCCGCGTTAGATAAAATGGAGGATCCGGTCAAAATGATAGAGCAAATTCTACGAGAGCTTGAGGATGACGTAGCTAAGGTTACGGCTGCTGTCACAACTCAAATGGCCGTGGAGAAGCGCTTTGAGCGTGAGCTAAAGGATGCTGAGGCTTTGGTAGAAAGACGAGATCAGCAGGCAAGGCAAGCGCTGGCTAATGGAGAAGAGGAGCTTGCTCGTGAAGCCTTGGTAGATAAGAACCGTCATGTGGAGAAACGAGATAAAGCAAGAGCAAGCTATGAGAGTGCTAAAGCAAACTCTGAAAGGCTTCGTCAGCAGCTATCCGAAATGAAATCTAAGGTTCAGGATATGAAGGCGCAGAAGAGTACATTAATCGCTCAAGCTGAAGCAGCAAAAGCAACGAAGAAAATTAATCAAACGATGAGTGGAGCAAACACAGATAGCCTCACAAACAGCTTTGCTCGTATGGAGGAAAAGGTTCAGCAAATGCACGATGAAGCACAGGCTGCTCAGGAGCTTGCGAACGAAGGGAAATCTTTTGATGACAAATTCGAAGAAATGGTTAAAAGCACAGCTTCAAAGGATATTGACGATGAGCTAGCTGCGCTTAAGGCTGAATTAAACAAAGAATAGAAATATCTCAGGACCGCTAAAAAATACCATAGCATTTTAAAAGATGCCATCCCTCTTGATAGGGATGGCATCTTTTATAAGTGAAAGTGCATGTAAGTGAATATATAATTGTTAGCTTAAAATCTTGAACCGCCGCCTCGTGATCCTCCTCTAAAGCCAGAACCACCACCACGAGAGCCGCCAAAGCCAGAGCCGCCTCCTCTAGAAGATCCTCCCCAGCTCGAACCGCCTCCCCTAGAGGAACCACCCCAACTCGAGCCACCGCCTCGTGATGAACCGCCGCCCCATCCAGAGCCAGAACCGCTTCCCCAATGATGATGACTCATCCTCTGGAGCTGTCGTTGGCGCTGTCTTGCTAGCCTGCGCTCATGCTCGATCTGCTTGCGATATGCTTCTTCCATTTCCTTAAGGATACTCTGCATGTCAGAGCGAACAGAAGCAATAATTTCAAATTCTCCTTGCGCTAGTGCTACCTCTGCTCGACTTAGTAAATCGTTAAAATAAGTGCGATATTGAGTGACACTTATTTTAGAGCCACATTTTTTAAGGGCAGCTGAGAACGTGGAATTCATGACTTGCAGCTCTTGCTCGGCTTGTTTTTTCTGATCAATTGTAGATGTAATGAGTGCTTCGAATTGCCCAATGGTACCTTTCATTTGTTGAATAAGCTCTTCATACCTATCTACATGTCTTAAGCTTTGCAGTGTCGTGCTTTCAATTTGTTGCCCTAGACCCCTAATCTGCTGATCAAACTGCTGAATACTGGCATATCTTTGTAAATGGTTTTGCTTAATAAGGTTTAAAGCCTGTGTAAATCGATGAGCTAGCTGATGATTTTCCTTCTCTAAAGCCATATACTTATCATCTAGCTGTTTTCTCAGTTGAAGGATAGACTCCTTTATCTTCATATTCTCATCAAGATGTTCAAGCACTTGAGTGAGAAGCTTTTTGCCTTGAAAATATAGCTGATTGCTTTCCAAAACACATTGTCTAATCTCTGGAAGCAGTTGTTCTATTATAGCTTTGTTCTGTGGAATAAGCGGAATACTAGACAATTGAGCTTCCCAATGAACTTTTTCATAATCCTTTTTCACTAGCTCAATAGCGTCTTTTAGCCGACCAATTAACGGTTCGGAGTAGGAAGGAATTTCCTCCTCGACGTATTGAACTTTTTCCAATATCCAATCTCTAGCCGTTATACTTTCTCTAACCTGTTCTACGGCATGATCGAGCCAATCTTGTACTCTATTCAAAATGTCCACAGAATTCTTCACATCGCCTTCATGAAGCGCATCTTCCAGCCGTGGCAATTCCTTCTTTACTCGATCAAAGACAGAATAAGGCTGAATTTCGGTTAGAATGAGATTTTCTGTTTTAACAAGATGATCCATTTGCTGCTGAATATTTTCTTTATACTCAGGGAGCTTTGTAAACTGCTGAATATGCTCCTTCATTTTTCGGCTATCTTCTTTGAGTTTCTTTAGTTTTTCAGGGAGCTCTTTCAATAGCTCCTTCACATGCAAGGGATCAAATTGAATATTTTTTGAAGCTGTTTCGATAACCTTCTTGATGCTTTCCTTTTCTGCTATAAGCCGCTTTAATGAGAAGGATGATTCAGTCTGTTGCTGTAAAAACGACTCAACCTCCGCTAATTCCTGCTGACACTGGTCCATTACAGGAATGACTTCTTCCTCCATCTTTTTGTAGGCTGTGATTTTCTCATTGATCTTATGAATCTTGCGGTTAAAGCCCGTCACCTGATTATCTATTTTTCCAAGCTCGTCATCCACTTTCTTTTTGCTGTACCAGAACGGAATGGTCAGCTGGTTGACCTTACTACTAAGCTGAGTGGCATTTTGCAGCACATCATAAAAGGTCTGCTTAGTCTCCTTTAGATACTCAGCAGACTGGCCTCTTGAAAATTGAAAGAGTGGCTTGAGCTCCTGTTCAATTTGGTGGATAGCAACAAGAGCAGCTTGATGTTGCTCCTTTAAACTTTTTTGCTCCGTCATCAAACGCTTCCTATTGGAAAGGTGTAGAAAGAAATAGATGACAATTGCAAGTAGAAGCACGATTCCAAGGACAATCAGTAGGGAGAAACCTGATCCATTATTCGCACCAGAGTCTGTTACAGGAGGTACAGTAGGCTGATTGGCATTCGGGCTAGGACTTGGAGCAGGAGGTGTGCTTGACTGAAGAGTATCCAGCTCCTGGATAACCTCAATCATTCCTTGCTTAAAGTCTCCGTTTACTGCATGTGGAATAAAGTGCCTGTCGAGAAAGTTAGTTATATCGTTTGTACCTGAACCTCCTCCAAAGTTCTGTGAAATAGCTTGATCCAGAGAGCTACCAGTAGCCACTTGAAGATATACCTCTCCTTCACGTTGAGCAATGACCAGAAGGACTTCAGTAGGTTGTATACCCCACTGTTCAAAAGTATCCGCAGATAAGCTAGAGATTTGCTCACCATTTAAGCTCTCCATTGTAAATACGTATAGGTTTACTGTTGAACGCTCAATTTCCTGCTCAACCTCTTGCTGCTCTCCATCACTGAGCATTTCAGCATAGTCGTTGATAAAGCCCTGAGGGTCAGGAATATTGGCGTGTACGGGATAACTAGACATAAATACAGACATACAGAGTAGAAGTAATACTAAACTGCTCAGTAGCTTAAGCTTTTTTACCATAACAACACTTCCTTGTTTTAGAAGTAAAAAAATATTGTACTATATGTGAAAAGTGACATATAAAGGGGTGGATACTACATCATATCAAGGCTTTAATAAACATGATTGTAATTGTAATTGTAATTGTAATTGTAATAGTAAAAGTAAATAATTTCTAAGATAAGTATAATGGAAATCGTATGCTTTGTGCTGTATTAATTTACGTATCAAAGAAAAATAAGTTTCAGACTGAGTTGCAACGAACTTCTCCCCATGATACTATCATTACAATAATTGAGAATGATCAATGTTAATAATTGTATCAAATGTTACATACGAAGGAGTAGATAGATATGGCAAAAAAAGCAGACATGCTCTTGCATCCCATCCGTATGCGTATTATTCAAGCTTTACTTCTAGAGAACGCATTGACTGTTGCTCAGCTCGTGATAAAATTAGGTAATGTTCCTCAAGCTACCATATACAGACATATAAACCTGTTATTAGAGGCTCAGATGATTGAAGTTACAGATACAAAAAGAGTACAGGGTACAGTAGAACGCTATTTCTCTGTGGCCAAAGAAAATCTAAGTATACCCGAAGCGGAAATGCGTGCTGCTTCCCAAGAGGATACATTACGTTACTTAACAGCATTCCATACTAGTTTGTTACAGCAAGCAGAAGATTATATTATGCATACTCCAGCAGAGAATTATGAAAAGGATGGTTTTGGTTTTTGGCAGATTCCTTTGCACTTGACGGAAGATCAGTATCAACAGTTCTCTGTAAGATTTAAGGAGCTCCTTCAAGACTTTGAAGGACATGAAGCAGGACCTGGAACTAAGTCAAGGCTGTTCTCAGGCATGTTTATTCCTCAAAAAGATTCTTGAGAAATAGGTTGCTAGAAATAGCTTGTTAGAAAGAATTGAAAGGAAAAATTGAATAAGGGAGAGGTTTTTATCCAAGATTATAGGATTATAAAATTTGGTTTGAGAAGAAATTTGTTGGTGGTATTAATTCCTCTCATGCAAGCCAGGCATATATTTACTACAGATAATACTTTGTTATTTAACTTAAGTGTAGCTTCATTAATCCTAGCGGTTATTCTAATAGCTTTAACCATTTATGGTAGGGTCAGTAGCCCCCGTTCATTACATATTGAGCATGACCAGATTAAGATTGGTGAGAGAGAGTTAAGAAAAGATCAGATAAAGGAAATTGTCATGTATGGATATTTTCAAAAAAACATTGGTATCAAGCCTGTAGGAAGAAAGCTGGTTCCTGGTAATCTAGCTTTTAAGTTTGTAGAAAATAAAGATGAAGGAGTTAAAGAAATAAAGCAGTGGGCTTCTCAGCAAGATATTAAAATTAGCCATAAAAGGTTTATGACTTGGGTGTGAGACATTCATACCCATTCTCCATTAGCTTTTAGTGTATGAAAGGAATGTACAAAATGAGAATTATAGTTACTGGTGGTGCCATAATTAGAGATTCACTAGGAAGAATATTGCTGCAACAAAGATCTGACTACGGAGATTGGGGACTCCCAGGAGGAGCGATGGAGCCAGGTGAATCAATTGAGGAAACGATGAAACGTGAGGTATTGCAGGAGACAGGACTTGTAGTTGATGAATATGCGTTAAACACCGTTTACAGTGGTTCAAGAATGGAGTATGTGTATCCAGATGGAAATAAAGTTGTCTTTGTCATGTTTATCTTTGATGTACAAGCTAACTTAGAGGGTAAGCTTGCTGAAGATGGTCAAACCTTGTTGTTTGAAGATAAAGCCCGTGAATCAATTAAACTACAGTTTATGGATGTGCAAAATATCGATCTTTCGACGATTAGCTCTGTGCAGAAGCTACTCATACAAGATATAAAACAAAACATAACTACAATTCTAAGAACCTAGTTGCTATTGCTCTAAATCTTTCGTTGATTAATTCAACAGATTTTTATGGACTATACATTATAAAAATTTTTTCTTTATTTACATACATACTGTATGTATGTTAAATTGAAATAGAATTACTTTTATAAAAAGGAGATACGAATTATGCAAATGCAAACAAATAGTTTCTACCCCGTCATTCTAACAGATAAAGTAGCTGAAAGCGCTGATTTCTATTCGAAGTATTTTAACTTTGAAAAGGTTTATGAAGCAGATTGGTATGTAAGCTTGAAGCTAACACAGGATAAGCACGATTATGAGTTAGCTATTCTGAACTCGAAACATACTACTATTCCTGAAGCATACCAGAGAAGGGTGCAGGGCTTAATCTTAAACTTTGAGGTTGATGATGTGGATACCGAATATCAACGTCTTGTTGTAGAGGAGAGACTCCCATTAGAATTAGATATACGTGATGAGGAGTTTGGGCAGCGTCACTTTATTATTTCTGATCCAAACGGAGTGTTGATAGACCTGATTAAAATCATTCCACCCTCAGAGGAGGAAAGTGACAAATATGTAGAGAAGGTATGGTCTGAAGATTAAGGTGGAGCAAGGTGGAAGTAAAAGCATCCCATTAAAGAATTACTTTGGGAGCGAGCTAGCTAATCGTCTCCAATCACTTATTCAACCTCACTATAATGCTTTTCCAGCAGAGGAGTTTATCACATCTATCTCAAAACAGGTCGATCAGCTTGAGTTGAAACAAAGAGTGGCTTTAATTGCTGCTGAACTCAGGACATCTCTTCCTCAAGACTACACAGAAGCCTTGGGAATTCTTATGAAAATACTTGGACCTGAAAACAAGACTGAGGAAGGTATGTTTACGAATGGATATTTTCTAATGCCTGTTGCGTTCTTTGTAGAAAAGTATGGATTAGAGCATTATGAGATATCCATGCCTGCCCTTTATGAAATCACAAAGCGGCATACATCAGAATACTCAATACGTCCATTTTTGCAAATCTATCCTGATCATACCTTGGCTATACTCCGAGAGTGGTCTAAGGATGAAAATGCACATGTACGCCGCCTTGTCAGTGAAGGCAGTCGTCCTCGTTTACCATGGGCCAAACGGATGAGAGCTATTAAAGAAGATCCAGCTATCAACCTATCCCTTTTAGAGTCCTTATTAGCTGACTCTTCTTTTTACGTAAGAAAATCTGTGGCTAATCACATCCATGACTTGATCAAGGATTACCAAGAGGAAACAATAGCTTGGCTAGAAAAACAAATGCAAAGCGAAGAGAAG
This region of Bacillus horti genomic DNA includes:
- a CDS encoding alpha/beta family hydrolase; its protein translation is MAFVKIETVGYKQLVSSLLISNDTNEDSLAIMLPGMGYNNDMPLQYYAAKYFESKGFDILNVNYNYKDSKAFRDASLEEKSEWIRADVVGAVKDALNRKEYKHVVLVCKSIGTIAGLEALATLEALKHSQIIWLTPLTQEEIIVQALQQLTQKSLIVIGTNDPCYVKENVKRLSEVSNFNVMLVPDADHSLELRGDTSQSIRIIGEVINKIDQFYKGI
- a CDS encoding PspA/IM30 family protein, whose amino-acid sequence is MSIFRRMFRIGKANVNSALDKMEDPVKMIEQILRELEDDVAKVTAAVTTQMAVEKRFERELKDAEALVERRDQQARQALANGEEELAREALVDKNRHVEKRDKARASYESAKANSERLRQQLSEMKSKVQDMKAQKSTLIAQAEAAKATKKINQTMSGANTDSLTNSFARMEEKVQQMHDEAQAAQELANEGKSFDDKFEEMVKSTASKDIDDELAALKAELNKE
- a CDS encoding TPM domain-containing protein yields the protein MVKKLKLLSSLVLLLLCMSVFMSSYPVHANIPDPQGFINDYAEMLSDGEQQEVEQEIERSTVNLYVFTMESLNGEQISSLSADTFEQWGIQPTEVLLVIAQREGEVYLQVATGSSLDQAISQNFGGGSGTNDITNFLDRHFIPHAVNGDFKQGMIEVIQELDTLQSSTPPAPSPSPNANQPTVPPVTDSGANNGSGFSLLIVLGIVLLLAIVIYFFLHLSNRKRLMTEQKSLKEQHQAALVAIHQIEQELKPLFQFSRGQSAEYLKETKQTFYDVLQNATQLSSKVNQLTIPFWYSKKKVDDELGKIDNQVTGFNRKIHKINEKITAYKKMEEEVIPVMDQCQQELAEVESFLQQQTESSFSLKRLIAEKESIKKVIETASKNIQFDPLHVKELLKELPEKLKKLKEDSRKMKEHIQQFTKLPEYKENIQQQMDHLVKTENLILTEIQPYSVFDRVKKELPRLEDALHEGDVKNSVDILNRVQDWLDHAVEQVRESITARDWILEKVQYVEEEIPSYSEPLIGRLKDAIELVKKDYEKVHWEAQLSSIPLIPQNKAIIEQLLPEIRQCVLESNQLYFQGKKLLTQVLEHLDENMKIKESILQLRKQLDDKYMALEKENHQLAHRFTQALNLIKQNHLQRYASIQQFDQQIRGLGQQIESTTLQSLRHVDRYEELIQQMKGTIGQFEALITSTIDQKKQAEQELQVMNSTFSAALKKCGSKISVTQYRTYFNDLLSRAEVALAQGEFEIIASVRSDMQSILKEMEEAYRKQIEHERRLARQRQRQLQRMSHHHWGSGSGSGWGGGSSRGGGSSWGGSSRGGGSSWGGSSRGGGSGFGGSRGGGSGFRGGSRGGGSRF
- a CDS encoding helix-turn-helix domain-containing protein, whose amino-acid sequence is MAKKADMLLHPIRMRIIQALLLENALTVAQLVIKLGNVPQATIYRHINLLLEAQMIEVTDTKRVQGTVERYFSVAKENLSIPEAEMRAASQEDTLRYLTAFHTSLLQQAEDYIMHTPAENYEKDGFGFWQIPLHLTEDQYQQFSVRFKELLQDFEGHEAGPGTKSRLFSGMFIPQKDS
- a CDS encoding NUDIX domain-containing protein, with product MRIIVTGGAIIRDSLGRILLQQRSDYGDWGLPGGAMEPGESIEETMKREVLQETGLVVDEYALNTVYSGSRMEYVYPDGNKVVFVMFIFDVQANLEGKLAEDGQTLLFEDKARESIKLQFMDVQNIDLSTISSVQKLLIQDIKQNITTILRT
- a CDS encoding VOC family protein, translating into MQTNSFYPVILTDKVAESADFYSKYFNFEKVYEADWYVSLKLTQDKHDYELAILNSKHTTIPEAYQRRVQGLILNFEVDDVDTEYQRLVVEERLPLELDIRDEEFGQRHFIISDPNGVLIDLIKIIPPSEEESDKYVEKVWSED
- a CDS encoding DNA alkylation repair protein, with protein sequence MEQGGSKSIPLKNYFGSELANRLQSLIQPHYNAFPAEEFITSISKQVDQLELKQRVALIAAELRTSLPQDYTEALGILMKILGPENKTEEGMFTNGYFLMPVAFFVEKYGLEHYEISMPALYEITKRHTSEYSIRPFLQIYPDHTLAILREWSKDENAHVRRLVSEGSRPRLPWAKRMRAIKEDPAINLSLLESLLADSSFYVRKSVANHIHDLIKDYQEETIAWLEKQMQSEEKHMSWIVRHSLRSLVKSGNETALELIGRF